One Mya arenaria isolate MELC-2E11 chromosome 5, ASM2691426v1 genomic window carries:
- the LOC128236163 gene encoding serine/arginine repetitive matrix protein 1-like isoform X1, whose product MTTFCLQHRPTVVACVCMHLACKWAKYIIPNSPDGKAWYHYVDPMVTKELVEELYNEFLNILETAPTKLKKKIMGWKAEGQQRGDTPTREYDMPGASAYPPSTSQHRHSNHDRREVHHGESGRNPEQQRSSQDHRDGRPDQRREPHPHPERRKESLTHHPDKDRKPHIHSSSSHHLDSRGSTRGEQRDPHHSSSSHPYRKDAQHPSEQRERMHQDSHRKDSTQVKREPDINGRSLTPQPTKPHLDPVKSEQRKDSPVVKTEVLAAPASLEAGPKTSTPTLGPDAPKKTKSETAINFKEYMKRKEKERKEKEMTDKLKQQLEMAKTKVHEGELLNKTFSEGSSKELKHRPPKLDVSLPLPSSLDDRSLGKEDKERPYEVNIKSPIKPHKNITVKSPIKSCDLKQPKLELPKVHITPEKDGVDPFSVNINNDPAIRKLMDNGKESESPAAGVDILTHVKQEPGILPKIPKISPKCSPRVKPESGSPRVKKEIIPSESGAIKDIISNTKIKQEPKPDFSEKVKQELVGDVKVKEERVDTVKASFTHPVSRVEKILEELEPGEIEDSEPEINLLPEHSSAPTHKIKELTFDPEKGLDSAVALKHAMRKEPSSGRNTPVSSQVKAEGGSGQNTPLRMKIPIQHTQGESPSLKIKISTKGISTDSDHSSGKHSSPHRHKHKHKDKHKSHKHSKDRHKDKHREKHSSSSVSSSSGTNGQSLKLNIKLSEIPGSSSSEWANKPDKPKHRASMSDPALNKNVLEPERQQPWSVSDLSKSATDVNDSSASRKRRRTPTVEKNSDTSQSKAAKMGPNRLRRSSSSHSVVSMEMSDDENVSQVQSSQGQVQTNGQTDSAHIVMNKLHEALRKQLNHTQSQIAMYQKQGVHLPPPPPPQSEQNKSSPRVTVKPVKKPVDRQQSGFDLEGMMWAESHPPLPDTPAPPPPPPDKIAPLPPR is encoded by the exons ATCCCGAACTCTCCAGATGGCAAGGCCTGGTACCATTATGTTGATCCTATGGTTACGAAGGAGTTGGTGGAAG AGCTGTACAATGAGTTTCTCAATATCCTGGAAACTGCTCCAACGAAGCTGAAGAAGAAAATCATGGGCTGGAAG GCTGAGGGTCAGCAGAGGGGTGACACGCCCACTCGTGAGTATGACATGCCAGGGGCCAGTGCCTACCCACCTTCCACCTCCCAACACAGACACTCAAATCACGACCGACGGGAGGTCCACCATGGGGAGTCGGGGCGCAATCCTGAGCAACAGCGGTCAAGCCAAGACCACCGGGACGGGCGTCCTGATCAACGTCGGGAACCGCACCCACATCCTGAGAGACGGAAAGAGTCTTTAACACATCATCCGGATAAAGATCGCAAACCTCACATCCACAGCTCTAGCTCCCATCATCTAGACTCCAGGGGGAGTACACGAGGTGAACAACGCGACCCGCATCACTCTTCTTCCTCTCATCCTTATCGAAAAGATGCTCAACACCCAAGTGAACAAAGGGAACGGATGCACCAGGATAGCCATAGAAAGGACTCCACTCAGGTGAAGAGAGAACCTGACATTAATGGGCGTTCCCTGACTCCTCAACCGACCAAACCTCATCTTGATCCTGTAAAATCTGAGCAGCGCAAGGACTCCCCAGTTGTGAAAACAGAAGTACTTGCAGCTCCAGCCTCATTAGAAGCAGGGCCGAAAACTTCCACACCAACTTTAGGCCCAGATGCGCCTAAAAAAACCAAGTCTGAAACTGctattaattttaaagaatatatgaAACGAAAGGAAAAAGAACGGAAAGAGAAAGAAATGactgataaattaaaacagCAATTGGAAATGGCTAAAACAAAAGTTCATGAAGGTGAATTGTTAAATAAGACTTTCTCTGAGGGTAGTAGTAAAGAGCTCAAACACCGACCTCCCAAGTTAGATGTTAGTCTACCTCTTCCCTCTAGCCTTGATGATAGATCCCTGGGCAAGGAGGACAAGGAAAGGCCTTATGAAGTGAATATTAAAAGTCCTATTAAACCTCACAAAAACATTACTGTAAAAAGTCCTATTAAAAGCTGTGATCTCAAGCAGCCAAAGCTGGAACTACCAAAAGTGCACATTACCCCAGAAAAGGATGGTGTTGACCCATTTAGtgttaatataaacaatgatcCCGCAATCAGAAAACTCATGGACAATGGGAAAGAATCTGAGTCTCCAGCAGCTGGTGTTGACATATTGACTCATGTTAAACAAGAGCCTGGAATTTTGcctaaaataccaaaaatctCTCCAAAGTGCTCACCAAGGGTAAAACCGGAATCTGGATCTCCAAGAGTAAAAAAGGAAATCATTCCCTCGGAATCAGGTGCTATTAAAGACATTATATCAAATACAAAGATTAAGCAAGAACCTAAACCAGACTTTTCAGAGAAAGTTAAACAGGAACTAGTCGGTGATGTTAAGGTGAAAGAAGAAAGAGTAGACACAGTTAAGGCCAGTTTTACACATCCTGTCTCAAGGGTAGAAAAGATTTTAGAAGAGTTAGAACCGGGTGAAATTGAAGATAGTGAACCTGAAATAAACCTCCTCCCTGAACATTCTTCTGCACCTACTCATAAGATTAAGGAGTTGACTTTTGATCCTGAAAAGGGTTTAGATAGTGCTGTTGCTTTAAAGCATGCCATGAGGAAAGAGCCTAGCAGTGGTAGAAACACTCCTGTTAGCTCACAAGTGAAAGCTGAAGGTGGGAGTGGTCAGAACACACCTCTAAGAATGAAAATTCCAATCCAACACACACAGGGTGAGAGTCCATCTCTGAAAATAAAGATCAGTACTAAAGGTATATCAACAGACAGTGATCATAGTTCTGGTAAACATAGTTCCCCCCATAGACATAAACACAAGCACAAAGATAAACATAAGTCCCACAAGCATTCCAAAGACCGGCATAAAGACAAGCATCGTGAAAAGCACTCCTCATCCAGTGTCAGTTCTAGCTCTGGGACCAATGGACAATCactgaaattaaacataaaactttCTGAGATTCCTGGCTCAAGCAGCTCAGAATGGGCAAACAAGCCTGACAAACCGAAACACCGAGCCTCCATGTCAGATCCAgcattaaacaaaaacgtgcTTGAACCAGAAAGGCAACAACCGTGGTCCGTGTCCGATTTGTCAAAGTCCGCAACAGATGTTAACGACTCTTCAGCGTCTCGCAAAAGACGACGTACACCCactgttgaaaaaaatagtgaTACATCTCAAAGCAAGGCTGCTAAAATGGGCCCTAATCGGTTGAGACGTTCTTCATCATCACATTCTGTTGTTAGCATGGAAATGTCAGACGATGAAAATGTTAGTCAAGTGCAATCAAGCCAGGGTCAGGTCCAGACAAATGGTCAAACAGACAGTGCACATATTGTGATGAATAAACTTCATGAGGCATTGCGCAAACAACTAAATCACACTCAGAGTCAGATTGCTATGTATCAAAAACAAGGTGTTCATCTCCCCCCTCCACCCCCACCCCAAAGTGAACAGAACAAGTCCTCGCCTCGTGTAACAGTCAAGCCTGTAAAGAAGCCTGTAGACAGACAGCAGTCGGGCTTTGACCTTGAGGGAATGATGTGGGCAGAGTCACACCCTCCATTGCCAGATACCCCTGCCCCACCCCCACCTCCCCCAGACAAGATAGCTCCCCTACCCCCACGGTGA
- the LOC128236162 gene encoding G patch domain-containing protein 8-like isoform X4: protein MFIILFFISHSDGVLAIKADLQDGKGPSAALLTQRTDKKSPGHDGKPGHVSFQFTKSRTGRLVNAQPFIRREEKRASPVEIKLLKPEAEATNSTPGTEHSEESKETDNEEEKDSGVDNKAETVLNVERKDSESESINTATKIVSVLRPPVMSSFVKVQSKDENGKLLDWPIEMIQYTKTQPNLMFSCNPLSFDFSQLFGIKSKKSPVTADQGVVDNKTEGEMDSVVVKPEKAESDGDKPGDEKKKTHKKKKKKKHRKNKDKSATKEDGKEGAEKPEEATSSSKRKKKKHKRKEEKDNESKENKDEKVTEGEDKDKKRHKKSKKKSKHSEEEGEKAGEEDGEKKHKKRKKKRSKKKKRKHESENEKSENEGKEKAGTDSEKASDDEQIKDGKKKRKKRKKHHKKKEDGGNESSENEQQDTSLESVEPEASKTVTKGKIGGVDSDIENDKIVAKLQALNRTKTAQKQITNNINIQKKVKKETVEIPEKHEKKTPSSDRKRLNSESSMPDTTPVKKIKVTPRASTMKDNVQMTATVAPATTVSTVKIEKVEKAESWSQIETQTKDNVKSKWETSDSDMENALDETLKKQKVLRKRLPNRTGTKGRTPITNARQNVKPELDHKKPQQSNSQRSHKSNLSLGSGGKLTVKSVDKVRKHSHSPASSRSRSRSRHRSYSRSGSSSRSRSRSYSSSSYYTDDSRYSSSRSYSRSTSRSRSRSYHRHSRRSYSYSDYSRSRSRSYSSSRSRSHRRRRRSYSSRSRSYSTSSYSSRSRSRGRSYKRPKRKHRRNRKKRSRQRSLSPRPVDIKVVTKAKPVEEKEVVKEVKEKVDPSDIPLPDLSDKKEDENSEAKLQKLKEKKRRTDVGETVAKLVESLPDIPLPFSEGDSKTVSSDSLPHGSPKEAPKETDSGFIGPKMPGPPPPPPGGRGFGPNHGPPGPPRPYGPGQWDDWGYHGWEGHPGPWDGPGPRPPYRMRHPGPYDPRMYGPRHRLPFMNRPRGPPPYGMAPRYPGPHGPYPDYMDYDYEGQYGEEEQQVENKTPPPLPKDPPKSSSPKPPLPKKKKEPEQNPDIVIPPEQAEMYKHLQKQAAKHARKQLRKQARKEAGEAEEESSSSESEPEEQPATELVSEEGMDETQQQVLMPQMVLAQPQPAGSPTGAYMIVVSGGQQFIVQRPVAAGIPMQAGQPMIASSQGAVFATAQAAASGALPAHIMQHVPVQGHMMAAPAHLGGVMLTTGHSSLQQLQLQQQLQLQQQIHQAQQVQAIQAHNQAVAMAAAQQGPILVGNQILVPRIGYRPGI from the coding sequence TCATGACGGCAAGCCAGGTCACGTGTCCTTCCAATTCACCAAGTCGAGGACCGGGAGATTGGTCAACGCACAGCCGTTCATTCGACGGGAAGAGAAACGGGCATCACCGGTTGAGATCAAACTCCTGAAACCGGAGGCGGAGGCAACCAACTCAACTCCAGGGACAGAACATTCAGAGGAGTCAAAGGAGACAGACAATGAGGAGGAAAAAGACTCTGGTGTGGATAATAAGGCAGAAACTGTTCTGAACGTTGAGAGAAAGGATAGCGAGAGTGAAAGTATAAACACTGCTACTAAGATTGTTTCTGTTCTGAGGCCACCTGTCATGAGCTCTTTTGTTAAGGTTCAAAGTAAAGATGAGAATGGAAAATTGCTAGACTGGCCAATAGAGATGATACAGTATACTAAAACACAGCCAAATCTAATGTTTAGTTGTAATCCATTGTCTTTTGATTtttctcaattgtttggtatcAAGTCAAAGAAGTCTCCTGTTACGGCTGATCAAGGGGTAGTAGATAATAAAACTGAAGGTGAGATGGATAGTGTTGTAGTAAAGCCTGAAAAGGCCGAAAGTGATGGCGATAAACCTGGTGATGAGAAGAAAAAGACacacaagaaaaagaaaaagaaaaagcataggaaaaacaaagataaaagtGCAACCAAGGAAGATGGCAAGGAAGGTGCAGAAAAACCAGAGGAAGCGACTTCTAGCAGTaagagaaagaaaaagaaacacaaaaggAAAGAAGAAAAGGATAATGAGAGTAAGGAAAATAAGGATGAAAAGGTGACTGAAGGCGAAGATAAAGATAAAAAGAGACATAAGAAAAGTAAGAAGAAGAGCAAACACAGTGAGGAAGAGGGTGAAAAAGCTGGAGAGGAAGATGGAGAGAAGAAGCACAAAAAGAGGAAGAAGAAACGATccaagaaaaagaaaaggaaacatGAGAGTGAGAATGAGAAATCTGAGAATGAAGGCAAAGAAAAGGCTGGAACTGACTCAGAAAAGGCGAGTGATGACGAACAGATTAAAGATGggaaaaagaaaaggaaaaagcGGAAGAAGCACCACAAAAAGAAAGAGGATGGTGGAAATGAAAGTAGTGAAAACGAGCAGCAAGATACAAGCTTGGAAAGTGTTGAGCCAGAAGCATCAAAGACTGTTACAAAGGGTAAAATTGGTGGTGTTGATTCTGAcatagaaaatgataaaatagtgGCCAAGTTGCAAGCACTGAATAGAACCAAGACTGCTCAAAAGCAAATCACCAACAACATAAATATTCAGAAAAAGGTGAAGAAAGAAACAGTTGAAATTCctgaaaaacatgaaaagaaaACTCCATCCTCAGATAGAAAAAGGCTGAATAGTGAATCAAGTATGCCTGATACAACACCAGTGAAAAAGATAAAAGTGACTCCGAGAGCTTCAACAATGAAAGACAATGTTCAAATGACAGCAACAGTCGCTCCTGCTACAACTGTTTCAACTGTAAAGAtagaaaaagtagaaaaagCGGAATCTTGGAGTCAGAtagaaacacaaacaaaagaCAATGTGAAATCAAAGTGGGAAACAAGCGACAGTGACATGGAGAATGCTCTTGATGAAACTCTGAAAAAGCAGAAAGTGCTAAGAAAAAGACTGCCCAACCGGACTGGAACTAAAGGTCGTACTCCAATCACAAATGCCAGACAAAATGTTAAACCTGAATTAGATCACAAAAAACCTCAGCAGAGTAATTCCCAGAGGTCACATAAGTCCAACTTGTCATTAGGAAGTGGAGGGAAATTAACAGTAAAGAGTGTTGATAAGGTAAGAAAACATTCTCACAGTCCAGCATCTAGTCGCAGCAGATCCCGATCCAGACACAGATCATACTCCAGATCAGGAAGTTCATCCCGCTCAAGAAGTAGGTCCTACTCTTCGTCCTCTTACTACACAGATGATTCCAGATATTCTAGCTCACGCTCATATTCAAGGTCTACAAGTCGTTCCAGATCTCGATCCTATCACCGACACAGTCGACGCTCGTACAGTTACTCCGACTACAGTAGATCAAGATCACGGTCTTATTCAAGTAGTAGAAGCAGGTCCCATAGAAGACGAAGAAGGTCCTACTCCAGCAGGTCTAGAAGTTACAGCACTAGCTCATACAGCAGTAGGTCTAGAAGCAGAGGCAGATCCTACAAAAGACCTAAACGAAAACATAGGCGAAACCGAAAGAAGAGATCTAGACAAAGGTCTTTATCACCGCGCCCTGTTGACATCAAGGTCGTGACGAAGGCTAAACCAGTAGAGGAGAAAGAGGTAGTGAAAGAAGTGAAAGAGAAGGTTGACCCTTCAGATATACCCTTACCTGATCTCTCTGACAAGAAGGAAGATGAAAATTCTGAAGCCAAATTACAGAAGCTCAAAGAAAAGAAGAGAAGAACTGATGTAGGTGAAACAGTTGCTAAACTTGTTGAGTCCCTTCCAGATATTCCACTACCATTCAGTGAAGGAGACAGCAAAACTGTTTCATCTGATTCCCTTCCACATGGCTCACCAAAGGAAGCTCCTAAAGAGACTGACAGTGGTTTCATAGGACCAAAGATGCCAGGTCCTCCCCCACCACCGCCAGGAGGTAGAGGCTTTGGTCCAAACCATGGTCCCCCAGGGCCACCAAGACCATATGGGCCTGGACAGTGGGATGACTGGGGCTACCATGGATGGGAGGGCCATCCTGGACCATGGGATGGCCCTGGTCCTAGACCACCGTACAGAATGAGACATCCAGGTCCCTACGATCCAAGAATGTATGGACCTCGTCACAGATTGCCTTTCATGAACCGTCCAAGAGGTCCACCTCCTTATGGAATGGCCCCAAGGTACCCAGGACCTCATGGGCCATACCCAGACTACATGGACTATGATTATGAAGGGCAGTATGGGGAAGAAGAGCAACAAGTAGAGAACAAAACACCCCCACCACTTCCAAAGGATCCTCCAAAGTCATCATCTCCAAAACCACCACTgccaaaaaagaagaaagaaccAGAACAAAATCCAGACATTGTTATACCTCCTGAACAAGCTGAAATGTACAAGCATTTGCAGAAGCAAGCAGCTAAGCATGCAAGAAAGCAGCTGAGAAAACAGGCGAGGAAGGAGGCAGGGGAAGCAGAAGAAGAGTCTTCATCATCGGAATCTGAACCTGAGGAACAGCCAGCTACAGAGCTGGTAAGTGAGGAGGGGATGGATGAAACCCAGCAGCAGGTCTTGATGCCCCAGATGGTGTTAGCCCAGCCCCAGCCAGCTGGGAGTCCAACCGGGGCTTACATGATTGTGGTTAGCGGTGGACAGCAGTTTATTGTCCAGCGACCTGTAGCAGCAGGCATACCCATGCAGGCAGGCCAGCCCATGATAGCTTCCTCGCAGGGAGCAGTGTTTGCAACAGCACAGGCAGCAGCATCTGGGGCTCTTCCAGCCCACATAATGCAGCATGTACCAGTCCAAGGTCATATGATGGCTGCCCCGGCCCACCTTGGAGGAGTGATGCTCACCACTGGACATAGCTCTCTGCAGCAACTACAGCTGCAACAACAACTTCAACTGCAGCAGCAGATACATCAGGCCCAGCAGGTGCAGGCCATCCAGGCACACAATCAGGCGGTAGCTATGGCAGCTGCCCAGCAGGGACCCATATTGGTTGGAAATCAGATACTTGTGCCCAGAATTGGGTACCGGCCAGGCATCTAG